The following proteins come from a genomic window of Paenibacillus spongiae:
- the tadA gene encoding tRNA adenosine(34) deaminase TadA, with amino-acid sequence MNYYREEDEAWMREAMAEAMKAEAIGEVPIGAIIVKDGEIIGRGYNLRETTLDPTAHAEMIAIREASNRLGAWRLLDCTLYVTLEPCPMCAGALVQGRMHKVVYGTTDPKAGCAGTLMNLLQEPRFNHETELVSGVLQEECAALLTNFFRKLRGRT; translated from the coding sequence ATGAATTACTATCGTGAGGAAGATGAAGCTTGGATGCGGGAAGCCATGGCGGAAGCGATGAAAGCCGAAGCGATCGGGGAAGTTCCGATTGGCGCCATCATCGTGAAGGACGGGGAAATCATCGGGAGAGGGTATAACCTGCGCGAGACGACGCTTGATCCGACAGCACATGCCGAGATGATCGCGATACGCGAAGCCAGTAACCGGCTTGGAGCATGGCGTCTTCTCGATTGCACATTGTACGTAACGCTCGAGCCATGTCCGATGTGCGCAGGCGCGCTAGTACAAGGCCGCATGCATAAAGTGGTTTATGGTACGACGGACCCGAAGGCCGGCTGCGCGGGCACGTTAATGAACCTGCTTCAAGAGCCCCGCTTCAATCATGAAACAGAGCTGGTGAGCGGTGTCTTACAAGAAGAATGCGCCGCTCTTCTTACAAACTTCTTTCGTAAGCTTAGAGGGCGCACATAA
- a CDS encoding sensor histidine kinase has protein sequence MSVKTKLSFMVSLIVFALLVLNVILNEYSTRVNLRSDVESTLMHVSGQIAASVAEYDKGDQLFDRALEDKLRAATIHAAKQLGGSVEEITNEELILLASRAGVSQLALLVRDGDGFIVKRSTRIEDLGMNTQSWGKWDQVLKRGAGDAQPEKSFWTGPVEPVVSDTNYTVKRSFYIDGNKNYIISCSLQDLQASTYNPMDNPAAYIQLMKENKPSILEVTGFDLTYVDLEGAASNPIVKKAIGFGTYDFMEVSADLDHIRRAVAGERIFQEAELGGRNVIKSFLYVDEPNPYVISVVMDKGPMLALIKHQRVNQMIISGGLLLIVVLCSYWLSDILMRPVRSILWKVNEVSFGRFDNSIEVNRKDELGQLAQRVNAMSKNLGIYMAKLKLAFEENRSMKEYLESFINHTTDAIHVVDLDGRITQVNRAFEELFGYQASEALGNVLPLVPEHLLEEEREAMEGLIAGKLLSSRETVRVTKNNEWIDVSITTSPIRDKHGAIRAIASITRDMTSRNKMEELLRRSEKLTTVGQLAAGVAHEIRNPLTTLRGFLQLQLETGKLNSRHISIMLSELDRINLIVGEFLILAKPQVTRFEEKDVRLVLDDVISLLDSQAHLCDIEFVTTYTEESCRISCEDNQLKQVFINILKNAIEAMPEGGHITIDIERKGNQSVAIAITDQGIGIPEDIIPKLGDPFFTGKESGTGLGIMVSQRIIQSHQGTMDINSRVNEGTVVTITLPLLTEESQAHIEVSASREHSNVVQ, from the coding sequence ATGTCGGTTAAAACGAAACTGTCCTTTATGGTTTCCCTCATCGTGTTCGCCTTACTCGTTCTTAATGTGATTCTGAACGAATATTCGACGCGGGTCAACCTCCGGTCCGATGTGGAATCTACCCTTATGCATGTCAGCGGCCAGATTGCAGCTTCGGTTGCCGAATATGACAAGGGAGACCAATTGTTTGATCGGGCATTGGAGGATAAACTGCGTGCGGCGACGATCCATGCTGCCAAACAACTTGGCGGATCGGTTGAGGAGATAACCAATGAGGAACTCATCCTTCTGGCATCTCGAGCCGGTGTATCGCAGCTGGCCCTTCTTGTCCGAGATGGGGACGGCTTTATCGTTAAGCGATCGACCCGGATCGAGGACCTTGGGATGAACACGCAATCATGGGGCAAATGGGACCAAGTGTTAAAGCGGGGTGCGGGAGATGCACAGCCAGAGAAATCGTTCTGGACCGGACCGGTGGAGCCGGTCGTCTCGGATACCAATTATACGGTGAAGCGGAGCTTCTACATAGACGGCAACAAGAACTATATCATTAGCTGCAGTCTTCAAGATTTGCAGGCAAGCACGTATAACCCGATGGACAATCCGGCGGCTTATATTCAACTGATGAAGGAGAATAAACCTTCTATTCTGGAAGTGACGGGATTCGACCTGACCTATGTCGATCTGGAAGGTGCGGCTAGTAACCCGATCGTCAAGAAGGCGATCGGGTTCGGTACCTATGATTTCATGGAGGTATCCGCCGATCTCGATCATATTCGCAGAGCCGTTGCGGGCGAGAGAATATTTCAAGAAGCCGAGCTTGGCGGACGGAATGTCATCAAGAGCTTTCTGTACGTTGATGAACCGAATCCATATGTCATTAGCGTCGTGATGGACAAGGGACCGATGTTGGCGCTAATCAAACATCAGCGTGTCAATCAAATGATTATCTCCGGCGGACTGCTTCTCATCGTGGTACTCTGCAGCTACTGGCTGTCCGATATTCTGATGCGTCCCGTACGCTCTATACTATGGAAGGTGAATGAAGTCTCGTTCGGACGATTCGACAATTCCATTGAAGTGAACCGCAAGGATGAGCTGGGGCAGTTGGCCCAGCGGGTGAATGCCATGTCGAAGAATCTGGGCATCTACATGGCGAAGCTGAAGCTGGCCTTCGAGGAGAACCGCTCGATGAAGGAATATCTGGAATCCTTCATAAACCATACGACGGATGCGATTCATGTCGTCGATCTGGACGGACGGATTACACAAGTGAACCGTGCCTTCGAGGAATTGTTCGGTTATCAGGCGAGCGAAGCGCTGGGGAATGTTCTGCCGCTCGTCCCCGAGCACTTATTGGAGGAAGAACGGGAGGCGATGGAGGGGTTAATCGCGGGTAAGCTGCTCTCGTCGCGCGAAACGGTGCGGGTAACCAAGAACAACGAATGGATCGATGTAAGCATTACCACATCGCCGATTCGCGACAAGCATGGCGCGATCCGCGCCATCGCCAGCATTACCCGGGATATGACCAGCCGCAATAAAATGGAGGAGCTGCTGCGCCGTTCCGAGAAGCTGACGACGGTAGGACAGCTTGCAGCCGGCGTAGCGCATGAAATCCGCAACCCGCTCACGACGCTTCGGGGATTCTTACAGCTGCAGCTGGAAACGGGCAAGCTCAATAGCCGTCACATCAGTATCATGTTGTCCGAGCTGGACCGGATCAATCTCATCGTCGGCGAATTTCTCATTCTGGCGAAACCGCAGGTCACACGCTTCGAAGAGAAGGATGTCCGCCTGGTGCTGGACGATGTGATATCATTGCTGGACAGCCAAGCTCATTTGTGCGACATTGAGTTCGTGACGACCTATACGGAAGAATCGTGCCGGATCTCCTGTGAAGACAATCAATTGAAGCAGGTATTCATTAATATTCTGAAGAATGCGATTGAAGCCATGCCGGAGGGCGGTCATATTACGATCGACATTGAGCGGAAGGGCAATCAATCCGTCGCGATCGCCATTACCGACCAGGGAATCGGCATACCCGAAGATATCATTCCGAAGCTCGGCGATCCGTTCTTCACCGGCAAGGAGTCCGGTACAGGTTTAGGTATTATGGTCAGCCAACGTATTATCCAAAGCCACCAGGGTACGATGGATATTAACAGCCGCGTTAACGAAGGAACGGTGGTGACGATTACGCTGCCGCTGCTAACGGAGGAGAGCCAGGCTCATATAGAAGTCTCGGCAAGCCGAGAGCATTCGAATGTTGTACAATAA
- a CDS encoding NAD(P)H-binding protein — translation MGKRDNGGSKGYRALLVGATGLVGSELLRQLLTDAECIQVTVLARRPLADDAAVVGQGKLRVITADFDQMERALAGVEAEVIFCAIGTTIKKVKTQEAFRRVDYDYPVMLGEWALRKGVKKMIVVSAMGADASSRIFYSRVKGEMEQQLSRLGLPELHVLRPSLLLGNRTELRTGERIATLLSPLLSMLTVGPLRKYRPIHDKQVAAAMRAAAAEGQLLNKRDRVRMYDSNEIAASAAVIGMR, via the coding sequence ATGGGGAAGCGGGATAACGGCGGATCCAAGGGCTATCGGGCATTGCTAGTCGGCGCCACGGGTCTTGTTGGCAGCGAGCTGCTTCGCCAGCTTCTAACGGATGCAGAGTGCATACAGGTAACTGTGCTTGCCCGCCGTCCGCTTGCGGATGATGCGGCTGTCGTGGGGCAGGGAAAGCTGCGGGTGATAACGGCTGACTTCGATCAGATGGAGCGGGCACTGGCAGGTGTGGAGGCCGAGGTCATATTCTGTGCGATCGGCACGACGATCAAGAAGGTGAAGACGCAGGAAGCATTCCGGCGAGTCGACTACGATTACCCGGTCATGCTGGGCGAGTGGGCGCTGCGAAAGGGCGTGAAGAAAATGATCGTCGTTTCCGCCATGGGTGCGGACGCATCTTCGCGTATTTTCTACAGCCGGGTAAAGGGAGAGATGGAACAGCAGCTGTCCAGGCTCGGTTTGCCGGAGCTGCATGTGCTGCGGCCCTCCTTATTATTGGGGAATCGGACGGAGTTACGGACAGGCGAGCGAATAGCAACGCTGCTCTCTCCATTGCTCAGCATGCTGACGGTCGGCCCTCTCCGCAAATATCGTCCCATTCATGACAAGCAGGTTGCCGCCGCGATGCGCGCTGCCGCTGCTGAAGGGCAATTGTTAAACAAGCGGGATCGGGTTCGAATGTATGACAGTAATGAAATTGCTGCTTCGGCGGCTGTAATAGGTATGAGGTGA
- a CDS encoding pseudouridine synthase — protein MRINKFISETGYCSRREADKLVESGRVTINGQVAELGSQAELTDDVRIDGKPVGEQKGHVYIALNKPVGITSTTESHVEGNIVDYVGHAERIFPIGRLDKDSEGLILLTNDGDIVNRILRSEGRHEKEYVVTVDRPITPRFMKGMSEGVHVLGSMTLPCIMEQEGERVFRIILTEGRNRQIRRMCSAFGYSVRRLRRVRIMNIELGSLGYGKWRDLNRDELKQLFATLDSH, from the coding sequence TTGAGAATCAATAAGTTCATTAGCGAAACCGGTTATTGCTCTAGACGCGAGGCAGATAAACTCGTCGAAAGCGGGCGCGTCACCATCAATGGCCAGGTGGCGGAGCTTGGCAGTCAGGCGGAGCTGACCGATGATGTCCGTATCGACGGCAAACCGGTTGGCGAACAGAAGGGGCATGTCTATATTGCCTTGAATAAGCCTGTCGGGATTACATCGACGACGGAGTCGCATGTGGAAGGCAATATTGTGGACTATGTCGGCCATGCGGAGCGGATCTTTCCGATCGGACGGCTGGATAAAGATTCGGAAGGGCTTATTCTGCTGACCAATGACGGGGATATCGTAAACCGGATTCTGCGGTCGGAGGGACGTCATGAGAAGGAATATGTCGTCACGGTGGATCGACCGATAACGCCTCGTTTCATGAAAGGGATGAGCGAGGGCGTGCACGTGCTTGGCAGCATGACATTGCCCTGCATCATGGAGCAGGAAGGCGAGCGTGTCTTCCGCATTATTCTAACCGAAGGCCGCAATCGCCAAATCAGGCGCATGTGCTCGGCTTTCGGCTACAGCGTCCGACGGCTGCGCCGAGTCCGGATTATGAACATCGAGCTTGGCAGTCTCGGTTACGGCAAGTGGCGGGATTTGAACCGCGATGAATTGAAGCAGCTGTTTGCAACCCTGGATAGTCATTAG
- the motB gene encoding flagellar motor protein MotB has product MSKKHRSEHHDEHIDESWLIPYADLLTLLLALFIVLYAMSSVDAKKFEDMSKAFNIAFNSGVNVLDNTTIMETGRQMDDADKNNRKSSDEAKKKENREALMKQEQQDLEELKKQLDKYIQTNGMTTQLDTKLNQSQLMITISDNALFASGSAVVKPEARELAVAISTMFGKYPGYEIVVSGHTDNEPISTSDFKSNWDLSSSRAIRFMDILLSNKSLDPRLFSAIGYGEHRPVESNDTTAGRAKNRRVEVSIIRKFVDPENAVSVPATPKQ; this is encoded by the coding sequence TTGAGCAAAAAGCATAGAAGCGAACACCACGATGAGCATATTGACGAATCATGGCTTATTCCTTATGCCGACCTGCTGACGCTGCTGCTTGCATTGTTTATCGTACTGTATGCAATGAGCTCCGTTGATGCCAAAAAATTCGAAGATATGAGCAAGGCGTTCAATATCGCGTTCAATTCCGGCGTCAACGTTCTGGACAATACAACCATTATGGAAACCGGCAGGCAGATGGACGATGCGGATAAGAATAACCGCAAATCTTCCGACGAAGCCAAGAAGAAGGAAAATCGCGAAGCGCTGATGAAGCAAGAGCAGCAGGATCTCGAAGAACTGAAGAAGCAGCTGGACAAGTACATCCAGACCAATGGAATGACCACCCAGCTCGACACGAAACTTAATCAGTCTCAATTGATGATTACCATTAGCGACAACGCGTTGTTTGCTTCCGGCAGCGCCGTGGTGAAGCCCGAAGCCCGTGAATTGGCTGTCGCCATTTCGACCATGTTCGGCAAATATCCCGGCTATGAGATTGTCGTATCCGGTCATACGGATAACGAGCCTATTTCGACATCGGATTTCAAGTCGAATTGGGATCTGAGCTCGAGCCGCGCGATCCGCTTTATGGACATTCTACTGTCGAATAAGTCGCTTGACCCACGACTCTTCAGCGCGATCGGATACGGGGAGCATCGTCCTGTCGAATCGAACGATACAACGGCTGGACGAGCGAAGAACCGCCGCGTTGAAGTATCCATTATCCGCAAATTCGTCGACCCGGAGAATGCGGTATCCGTTCCGGCTACGCCGAAACAGTAG
- the motA gene encoding flagellar motor stator protein MotA: protein MEKSTIIGLVLGVAAVLVGMTLKGAPISNLANSAAFMIIIVGTAAALFIGFPLSELAKFPQLIKMIFVPQKLMPRQELIQMFTQWATITRREGLLALETHVDEIEDRFLRNGMRMIIDGNDQDLVRDVLLEDIHATEDRHRAGALIFTQAGTYAPTLGVLGAVVGLIAALSDMSDMTKLAHAIAGAFVATLLGIFTGYVLWHPIANKLKRLSKREIDLRLMMVEGLLSIQSGVSTIAINQKLSVFLTPTERLKMSEKGAEGVEQKA from the coding sequence ATGGAAAAATCTACTATCATTGGCTTAGTGCTTGGCGTTGCGGCCGTTCTGGTCGGAATGACGCTCAAAGGTGCCCCGATTTCGAATCTAGCCAATTCGGCTGCCTTTATGATCATTATCGTCGGAACCGCAGCTGCCTTGTTCATTGGCTTCCCGCTATCGGAGCTGGCGAAGTTTCCTCAATTAATTAAGATGATCTTCGTTCCGCAGAAGCTTATGCCGCGTCAGGAATTAATCCAGATGTTCACCCAATGGGCAACGATCACACGCCGCGAAGGCTTGCTTGCCTTAGAGACGCATGTCGACGAGATTGAAGACCGCTTCCTTCGCAACGGGATGCGGATGATTATTGACGGCAACGACCAGGACCTTGTACGCGACGTCCTGCTGGAGGATATCCATGCCACCGAAGACCGCCATCGCGCAGGCGCCCTTATTTTCACTCAGGCCGGCACTTACGCTCCTACTTTGGGGGTTCTGGGGGCCGTCGTCGGCCTGATCGCAGCGCTCTCCGATATGAGCGACATGACCAAGCTCGCACATGCTATCGCAGGTGCATTCGTCGCGACTTTGCTCGGTATCTTTACCGGTTACGTCTTGTGGCATCCGATCGCCAATAAGCTGAAGCGTCTCTCCAAGCGGGAAATCGATCTTCGACTCATGATGGTCGAAGGCTTGCTCTCGATCCAATCCGGCGTTTCGACCATTGCGATCAATCAGAAACTATCCGTCTTCCTGACCCCGACCGAAAGGTTGAAAATGAGCGAGAAGGGAGCGGAGGGCGTTGAGCAAAAAGCATAG
- a CDS encoding 4a-hydroxytetrahydrobiopterin dehydratase, protein MGKMEKMPPASADEAIAALDGWEREDEKWIRRSYRFKTFPDAVSFVNRVAAIAEEMVHHPFISIDYKKVTLRLTSWHAGGLTELDMVSARRYNEAYTTES, encoded by the coding sequence ATGGGCAAAATGGAGAAGATGCCTCCGGCATCCGCGGACGAGGCAATCGCCGCATTGGATGGATGGGAGCGCGAGGATGAGAAGTGGATTCGCCGGAGCTACCGGTTTAAGACGTTTCCGGATGCGGTCTCGTTCGTGAACCGGGTAGCGGCCATTGCCGAGGAGATGGTTCACCATCCCTTCATCTCCATTGACTATAAGAAAGTTACGCTGAGGCTGACATCCTGGCACGCGGGTGGATTAACCGAGCTCGATATGGTCTCTGCACGCAGATATAATGAAGCGTATACAACGGAGTCTTAG
- a CDS encoding acetamidase/formamidase family protein gives MKKNTKKIKLAVIATLSCLVMQSMSVSPLYVEAAGSSSDRPQTHRLPANADNVRWGNIGVGKPALSVNSGDIITVEAVTHHSGDDYERMIEGDAGVEDIFHWTKEEKNESERAPGVHILTGPIEVKGAEPGDVLEVRILDLNLRPSGNPAHKGKTYGSNAAANWGYLYGDMVEEPKTREVITIYEMETYGSANYAKAAYSYTWTPQTDPDGKVHDTIDYPGVVVDHDTVVKNTDILKDVRIPVRLHFGTMGVAPKEADVVDSVPPSYFGGNIDDWRIGEGATMYYPVSVPGALLSVGDPHAAQGDSEMNGTAIETSLTGDIQVILHKKNQLDAKLDGLSFPLLETEKEWVLHGFSYANYLSELGEEAQQTIYKNSSIDKAMKDAAYKTRRFLMDGMGLTEDEAYSLMSVAVDYGITQVVDGNWGVHASIDRGMFNEQATRLVTLRDRFESFGAKVKWNNAEQTAAITYGSNTLVLKAGAAEASFNGKKVKLYAPVRLEEGSVMGSEYFVKIFEAKLMTAK, from the coding sequence ATGAAGAAGAATACGAAGAAAATCAAGTTAGCGGTCATCGCAACGTTATCCTGCTTAGTCATGCAATCCATGAGCGTCTCGCCGTTATATGTCGAAGCTGCCGGCAGTTCGTCTGACCGTCCTCAGACCCATCGTCTGCCGGCTAATGCGGATAACGTCCGCTGGGGCAACATCGGGGTAGGGAAGCCGGCTCTGAGCGTTAACTCCGGGGATATCATCACCGTAGAAGCCGTGACCCATCACTCTGGCGACGATTACGAACGGATGATTGAAGGGGATGCAGGGGTCGAAGATATTTTTCATTGGACAAAAGAAGAGAAGAACGAATCCGAACGCGCCCCCGGGGTACATATTCTGACGGGGCCGATTGAAGTCAAAGGGGCGGAGCCGGGCGATGTCCTGGAGGTGCGGATACTGGATTTGAATCTGCGTCCCAGCGGGAATCCGGCCCACAAGGGCAAGACGTACGGCTCTAACGCTGCAGCTAACTGGGGCTACCTCTATGGAGACATGGTTGAGGAGCCGAAGACTCGCGAAGTGATCACGATCTACGAAATGGAGACGTACGGCTCTGCCAATTATGCGAAAGCGGCTTACAGCTATACCTGGACTCCTCAAACCGACCCGGACGGTAAGGTTCATGATACGATCGATTATCCCGGCGTCGTCGTCGACCACGATACGGTCGTGAAGAATACGGATATATTGAAGGATGTCCGAATTCCCGTTCGACTGCATTTCGGTACGATGGGCGTGGCGCCGAAGGAAGCGGATGTCGTCGACTCCGTGCCGCCTTCCTATTTCGGAGGAAACATTGACGATTGGCGCATCGGAGAGGGAGCGACGATGTACTATCCCGTATCGGTGCCCGGCGCGCTGCTGTCGGTCGGCGATCCGCATGCCGCTCAAGGGGATTCGGAGATGAACGGAACGGCGATCGAAACCTCGCTCACGGGAGATATCCAAGTAATTCTGCATAAGAAGAACCAGCTGGACGCCAAGCTGGACGGTCTTAGCTTTCCGCTGCTCGAAACGGAGAAGGAATGGGTTCTCCATGGCTTCAGCTATGCGAACTATTTATCCGAGCTTGGCGAAGAAGCCCAACAAACCATCTATAAGAACTCATCCATCGATAAAGCAATGAAGGATGCTGCCTATAAAACGAGACGTTTCCTCATGGACGGCATGGGGCTGACGGAGGATGAAGCCTATTCACTCATGTCGGTTGCCGTAGATTACGGCATAACGCAGGTGGTCGACGGGAACTGGGGGGTGCATGCATCCATTGACCGCGGCATGTTTAACGAGCAGGCGACGAGGCTTGTTACGCTCCGTGACCGTTTCGAGAGTTTCGGCGCGAAGGTCAAATGGAATAACGCGGAGCAGACGGCTGCGATTACGTATGGAAGCAATACCCTTGTACTGAAGGCAGGGGCTGCGGAAGCGAGCTTCAACGGCAAGAAGGTAAAGCTATACGCGCCCGTTCGGCTTGAAGAAGGATCGGTGATGGGATCGGAGTACTTCGTGAAAATTTTTGAAGCAAAGCTGATGACGGCCAAATAG
- a CDS encoding DUF378 domain-containing protein → MKALNIISLIILILGGLNWLVIGIFEWNLVEELFDGSDTIGAKIVYIIVGLAALYALSFFSKVSEE, encoded by the coding sequence GTGAAGGCGTTGAACATCATCAGTTTGATTATCCTCATTCTCGGCGGCTTGAACTGGTTGGTTATCGGGATTTTCGAATGGAATCTGGTCGAAGAGTTATTCGACGGGTCGGATACGATCGGCGCCAAAATCGTCTATATTATCGTTGGCTTAGCTGCGCTATACGCACTGTCCTTCTTCTCCAAGGTTTCGGAGGAATAG
- a CDS encoding GNAT family N-acetyltransferase, giving the protein MSDSKYAAAAPYSVTPLDERLAEQLCSWRYEPPFDFYNWSSWAEMKQEGREFGDPVIRAMQYAAVLDAGGDFVGFAQFFPLLGVTRLGLGMRPDLCGQGQGHSFITAIVQEARSRAPGDEIDLEVHVWNARAIKVYKDAGFVITDTYERHSTQGTALVHCMTYEPRDNRTRNDS; this is encoded by the coding sequence ATGTCAGATAGCAAATACGCAGCCGCAGCACCTTACTCCGTCACGCCGCTCGACGAACGTCTGGCCGAACAGCTTTGCAGCTGGCGGTATGAGCCGCCGTTCGACTTTTATAACTGGTCCAGCTGGGCGGAGATGAAGCAGGAGGGCCGGGAATTCGGCGATCCTGTCATACGCGCGATGCAGTATGCAGCCGTCTTGGATGCTGGCGGAGACTTTGTCGGATTCGCGCAATTCTTCCCCCTTCTTGGCGTTACCCGATTAGGATTGGGTATGCGTCCCGATCTATGCGGCCAAGGCCAGGGCCATAGCTTCATAACCGCCATCGTTCAAGAGGCCCGGAGCAGAGCGCCCGGCGACGAGATCGACCTGGAGGTGCATGTGTGGAATGCGCGGGCGATTAAAGTATATAAGGACGCGGGATTTGTCATCACCGACACGTATGAACGGCATTCGACACAAGGAACGGCGCTCGTCCACTGTATGACCTACGAACCTCGGGACAACCGCACGAGAAACGATTCCTAA
- a CDS encoding sulfurtransferase, with product MEAIVSTKWTLARLYEPDLVIVDCRFMMGQPDAGRQAYEESHIPGAVYLDLERDLSGELDEHGGRHPLPDPATLAHRFAKAGISNESRVVAYDSQGGAMASRLWWLLRYLGHDKVAVMDGGFPAWQEAGFPVTAEQRVIIPASFYAEVQHGMLAEVYDVQEKLGAPGIALVDSREAPRYRGEVEPLDRVAGHIPGAVNRFWKEGIDDQGLFKSADEQKERFADLQDAKEIIVYCGSGVTACPNVLALMRAGFYNVKLYAGSWSDWISYEGNPVAVGEEE from the coding sequence ATGGAAGCAATCGTGTCCACAAAGTGGACGTTGGCACGGCTGTACGAACCGGATCTGGTTATTGTGGATTGCCGGTTCATGATGGGTCAGCCGGATGCGGGGCGTCAAGCTTACGAGGAATCGCATATTCCGGGAGCCGTATATTTGGATCTGGAGAGGGATCTGTCCGGGGAATTGGACGAGCATGGCGGGCGGCATCCGCTGCCTGACCCGGCGACGCTGGCACATCGCTTCGCCAAGGCGGGCATCAGCAATGAAAGCCGCGTCGTGGCGTATGACAGCCAGGGCGGAGCGATGGCTTCGCGGCTGTGGTGGCTGCTTCGCTATTTGGGGCATGACAAGGTAGCCGTCATGGATGGCGGGTTCCCTGCCTGGCAGGAAGCGGGTTTCCCCGTAACCGCTGAGCAGCGCGTGATCATTCCGGCTTCATTCTATGCCGAAGTCCAGCATGGCATGCTTGCAGAGGTATACGATGTTCAGGAGAAGCTGGGTGCGCCGGGCATCGCGCTGGTCGATTCGCGCGAAGCGCCGCGCTACCGCGGCGAGGTCGAGCCGCTCGACCGGGTTGCCGGCCATATTCCCGGTGCGGTTAACCGCTTCTGGAAGGAAGGCATCGACGATCAGGGGCTGTTCAAGAGCGCCGATGAACAGAAGGAGCGGTTTGCCGATCTGCAGGATGCCAAAGAGATCATCGTGTACTGCGGCTCGGGCGTAACCGCCTGCCCGAACGTGCTGGCGCTCATGCGAGCAGGCTTCTATAATGTGAAACTGTATGCGGGAAGCTGGAGCGATTGGATTAGTTATGAGGGGAATCCGGTTGCGGTAGGGGAAGAAGAATAG
- a CDS encoding metallophosphoesterase, translating to MFIVIGLVFIVLYALIVFYIGWSGWTWIKPAVSRRFRLFYIMAVVFLASSLILSRVVAGSTVLSVIGGYWLALFSLLAMLLPLVHLIVWLTKLTRLPRHSVQKWSGISTLILLAILIGYGSFNAYSPTVRSYDIPIDQEGPENGELHIVMASDMHFGYLSGRSHAQRMVMEINALKPDIVLLPGDIVDDDIIPYKDKGIGDVLSRIEAPLGVFASLGNHDRFKGETEELIGLLEESGINVLYDETIEVGGWLTLIGRKDYSDKERAELVHLTKNIDRTGPVFMLEHQPVELDIAKEQGIDLMVSGHTHYGQIAPGNLVTGMLFENDWGHLQKGQLYSIVSSGYGFWGPPIRIGSRAEIVSIHVRFSNSES from the coding sequence ATGTTTATCGTCATCGGTCTCGTATTTATCGTCCTGTATGCCTTAATCGTATTTTATATTGGATGGAGCGGTTGGACGTGGATTAAGCCGGCCGTATCGCGCAGGTTTCGGCTGTTCTATATTATGGCCGTCGTCTTTTTGGCGAGCTCTCTCATTCTTTCCAGAGTTGTTGCGGGCTCCACCGTTTTAAGCGTTATCGGCGGCTATTGGCTGGCCCTGTTCAGCTTATTGGCCATGCTGCTGCCGCTCGTTCACCTCATCGTTTGGTTAACGAAGCTGACACGGCTGCCTCGTCATTCCGTCCAGAAGTGGTCGGGAATCTCCACTTTGATCCTGCTGGCCATTCTGATCGGTTATGGAAGCTTCAATGCTTATAGTCCGACCGTGCGTTCCTATGACATCCCTATCGACCAAGAAGGCCCCGAGAACGGCGAGCTTCATATCGTGATGGCGTCCGATATGCATTTTGGCTATTTATCGGGAAGAAGCCATGCGCAGCGGATGGTTATGGAGATAAACGCATTGAAGCCGGATATCGTCCTGCTCCCCGGCGATATTGTGGATGATGATATTATCCCTTACAAAGACAAGGGCATTGGCGATGTTTTATCGAGGATCGAAGCGCCTCTCGGCGTTTTCGCTTCGTTAGGCAACCATGACCGGTTCAAGGGCGAGACGGAGGAATTGATCGGTCTTCTCGAGGAGAGCGGGATCAACGTGCTGTATGACGAGACGATTGAGGTTGGAGGCTGGCTGACGCTGATCGGGCGGAAGGATTACAGCGATAAGGAGAGAGCGGAGCTGGTCCATTTGACGAAAAACATCGATCGCACGGGACCGGTGTTCATGCTGGAGCATCAACCGGTCGAATTGGACATCGCGAAGGAGCAAGGCATCGACTTGATGGTATCTGGCCATACGCATTATGGACAAATCGCGCCCGGCAATTTGGTAACCGGCATGTTGTTCGAGAATGATTGGGGCCACTTGCAGAAAGGGCAGCTTTATTCCATCGTATCTTCCGGCTACGGCTTCTGGGGCCCTCCGATCCGGATCGGATCGCGGGCGGAGATCGTGTCCATTCATGTCCGTTTCTCCAATTCGGAAAGTTAG